A portion of the Vanessa atalanta chromosome 14, ilVanAtal1.2, whole genome shotgun sequence genome contains these proteins:
- the LOC125068852 gene encoding NADH-ubiquinone oxidoreductase 75 kDa subunit, mitochondrial-like, which produces MFRLFKKLLNRKTLYDIQTRSQANQVNIFINGKAVSVPSYFTVLQALRREHITVPTFCYHDRLSIAGNCRMCLVQIEGMWKPQIACAMPVAKNMKIQTNSEMTLKAQEGVLEFILAEHPLDCPICDQGGECDLQDLSMKFGNDRTRFTDIHFQGKRATENKNLGPLIRTEMTRCIHCTRCIRFASQVCGLDVLGTTGRGVDMLVGTYVEKMFLSELSGNIIDLCPVGALTSKPYMFKARPWELRKTDSIDVTDATGTNIVINHRFDRVLRVLPRENDDINQEWLSDKGRWAIDSLEFQRLVTPMHRNESGLCPIDWDCALKMAGKLIRSTCPTKLMAIAGPHCSVETLVAAKDLLNMLGSDNTYTERGFSYSESNIDIRAAYSLNVKMKDVATADKILLIGTNPRFEAPILNSRIREAYVYNECDIYAIGPKCQYNYHVQYIGTSVNDISKAKKYLQRAMRPLIFIGIDQLQTSNNVAIMNELNELVNTLNVEENWEVINIITKEASFAGALEVGWKPGGLAALKSLSPKVVISLGADHVFCRCDIPTDCSIIYIGFQGDRGAECASIVLPGSAYTEAGGIFMNMECRSQFAFPAVTPPGNSRYDWKIIRALAEYCHICLFYSDRESLCIRLAQVSPSLVIFGTYQSKLFADLIPQLMKKEARKETTVGSCSLHVEMQTLKDYYCSDIFTCNSPTMVKATKAATEIEKSHYASV; this is translated from the coding sequence ATGTTCAGATTATTCAAAAAATTGTTGAATCGTAAAACGTTGTATGATATTCAGACTCGGAGTCAGGCGAAtcaagtaaacatttttataaatggtaAGGCTGTTTCAGTGCCAAGTTACTTCACAGTACTACAAGCTTTGCGCCGAGAGCATATAACCGTACCAACATTCTGCTACCACGATAGATTGTCAATAGCTGGTAACTGTAGAATGTGTCTTGTACAAATTGAAGGTATGTGGAAGCCACAGATTGCTTGTGCCATGCCCGTGGCCAAGAATatgaaaatacaaacaaattctGAAATGACTTTGAAAGCACAGGAAGGGgtattggaatttattttagCTGAACATCCACTAGATTGTCCAATTTGTGATCAGGGCGGCGAATGTGACTTACAAGATCTTTCGATGAAATTCGGTAACGATCGAACAAGATTCACAGACATACACTTCCAAGGCAAAAGAGCCACGGAAAACAAAAACCTAGGCCCTTTGATTCGAACTGAGATGACAAGGTGTATCCATTGTACACGTTGTATCAGATTTGCTTCTCAAGTCTGTGGATTAGACGTTCTTGGAACGACAGGACGTGGTGTTGACATGTTAGTAGGGACATATGTCGAAAAAATGTTTCTATCTGAATTATCTGGAAATATAATTGACTTATGCCCTGTTGGAGCGTTAACGTCTAAGCCATATATGTTTAAAGCAAGACCGTGGGAACTTAGAAAAACTGATTCTATTGACGTAACTGATGCGACAGGTACCAACATAGTTATTAATCATAGGTTTGATAGAGTATTACGAGTTTTGCCGCGTGAAAATGATGACATAAATCAGGAGTGGTTATCTGACAAAGGTCGCTGGGCGATAGATTCTCTTGAGTTTCAAAGACTCGTGACTCCAATGCATAGAAATGAAAGCGGCTTGTGTCCAATCGATTGGGATTGTGCTTTGAAAATGGCTGGTAAACTAATAAGATCTACATGTCCCACTAAGTTAATGGCGATAGCAGGTCCGCATTGTTCTGTAGAAACATTGGTGGCTGCGAAGGACTTACTTAACATGCTTGGTTCTGATAATACATACACTGAACGTGGTTTTTCTTATTCTGAATCAAATATCGATATAAGAGCTGCGTATTCTCTTAACGTCAAAATGAAAGATGTAGCAACAGCTgataaaatattgcttattGGAACTAATCCTCGTTTTGAAGCTCCTATTTTAAATTCTCGTATTAGAGAGGCTTATGTGTATAATGAATGTGATATTTATGCGATTGGCCCCAAATGCCAATATAATTATCATGTCCAATATATTGGTACATCTGTCAATGATATATCTaaagctaaaaaatatttacaacgtgCAATGAgaccattaatatttattggcaTTGATCAATTACAGACTTCAAATAATGTAGCTATCATGAATGAGTTAAACGAATTAGTGAATACCTTAAATGTAGAGGAAAATTgggaagtaataaatattattacaaaggaGGCTAGCTTCGCCGGGGCCTTAGAGGTTGGATGGAAGCCAGGTGGATTAGCAGCATTGAAATCATTATCTccaaaagtagtgatatccttAGGTGCAGACCACGTGTTCTGTAGATGTGATATTCCGACTGATTGCTCCATTATTTACATAGGTTTTCAAGGAGATCGTGGAGCAGAATGCGCGTCAATTGTTTTACCTGGAAGTGCTTATACAGAAGCGGGCGGTATATTTATGAACATGGAATGTAGATCTCAGTTTGCGTTCCCTGCGGTGACTCCACCTGGTAATTCACGTTATGATTGGAAAATAATACGAGCACTGGCAGAATATtgtcatatatgtttattttatagcgACAGAGAATCACTTTGTATCAGATTAGCCCAGGTAAGCCCAAGTTTAGTTATTTTTGGGACATACCAAAGTAAATTATTTGCTGATTTGATTCCTCAACTTATGAAAAAAGAAGCGAGAAAAGAGACTACTGTTGGTAGTTGTTCTTTGCACGTAGAAATGCAAACTTTAAAGGATTATTACTGCTCGGATATTTTTACTTGTAACTCACCAACCATGGTCAAAGCCACAAAGGCCGCTACCGAAATAGAAAAATCTCATTACGCTTCTGTTTAG
- the LOC125068580 gene encoding RUN domain-containing protein 1, translating into MDATLCDYEEGEIPIWQEPRCEPLGAPKENLCEEVPPEQLSGDRIHALEEEQEILSSSVFSLTSHLAQVEFRLRQILKAPPEEKDAMLKALEEFTSRGVDSREAPQGSAGESCSECLELERKIRSQRARQAHFIERLKTQLKELERFAESPSNLDDDKHRSLIEHLRSEIDRSVEEGCHQPLTTEELRHQIDCAVRQYAERQLSKEEVIGKLQAHIDDMQKFIKLMKNDDINSNTRKTKETRKVGKSETFEKNFNRNKVNDELKAETINLMRKASALIQIFTVSQFGCSPNTSKKFDRKSSTIVTHWGNLRAKLEMSIDAVLHIVSRERASHTIADSYDSESEDGGIIINDAPLTTAVRRHLAVNLRDLLQHGLVNPESTSLVPMIGCFPVRRSSMFRPLHIWELILRYYELNDGDKFNSTPARKLSQSFNLDIVGGTAITNKQSLLSAIGSIIASHTPYKRSYDAHFKAFVCAALNSHKLVLWLNIMLKCRSLIDSYYSSTSYVVNTGFQDTLQSLDRLTPYNFELPVDLAVKQFQNIKDVFM; encoded by the coding sequence ATGGACGCGACCTTGTGTGACTATGAAGAGGGTGAGATTCCTATATGGCAAGAGCCAAGATGCGAACCCTTGGGTGCACCCAAAGAAAATCTTTGTGAAGAAGTACCACCAGAACAATTGTCAGGGGATAGAATACATGCATTGGAAGAAGAACAGGAGATATTATCATCATCCGTATTTTCCCTGACATCTCATCTTGCGCAAGTTGAATTTAGATTAAGACAAATCCTGAAGGCACCCCCAGAAGAAAAGGATGCTATGTTAAAGGCATTGGAAGAGTTTACATCTCGAGGAGTTGATTCTCGTGAGGCACCGCAAGGAAGCGCGGGAGAATCGTGCAGTGAGTGCTTAGAATTGGAGCGAAAAATCCGTAGTCAGAGAGCTAGACAGGCGCACTTTATTGAAAGATTAAAAACTCAACTAAAAGAACTAGAAAGATTCGCCGAGAGTCCTTCGAATTTGGACGATGATAAGCACAGATCCTTAATAGAGCACCTGCGGAGTGAAATAGATCGCAGCGTAGAAGAAGGCTGCCACCAACCATTAACTACCGAAGAATTACGGCATCAAATTGATTGTGCGGTGCGACAGTACGCAGAACGTCAACTTTCAAAAGAAGAAGTCATAGGAAAACTTCAAGCTCATATTGATGACAtgcaaaaatttataaaacttatgaaGAATGATGATATAAATAGTAACACAAGAAAAACGAAGGAAACAAGAAAAGTCGGAAAATCGGAGACGTTCGAGAAAAACTTTAACCGTAACAAAGTGAACGATGAACTCAAAGCTGAAACCATTAACTTAATGAGAAAAGCATCGGCACTCATTCAAATTTTTACAGTCTCTCAATTTGGTTGCTCCCCCAATACGAGTAAAAAATTTGACAGGAAATCATCAACCATTGTGACACATTGGGGTAATCTCAGAGCAAAACTTGAAATGTCAATAGATGCAGTACTGCATATAGTTTCTAGAGAGAGAGCCTCACATACCATCGCTGACAGCTATGACAGTGAATCCGAAGATGGTGGCATCATTATTAATGATGCTCCGCTCACAACTGCTGTACGTAGACATCTCGCTGTAAATTTAAGAGATTTACTTCAACATGGCTTAGTAAATCCGGAATCTACTTCATTAGTACCTATGATTGGGTGCTTTCCTGTTCGCAGATCTTCTATGTTCAGACCGTTACATATTTGGGAGTTAATTTTACGTTATTACGAATTAAACGATGGGGATAAATTCAATTCTACTCCAGCTAGGAAATTAAGCcaaagttttaatttagatatagtTGGGGGAACGGCTATTACTAATAAGCAAAGTCTACTGAGTGCCATCGGTAGTATAATAGCTTCACACACACCATACAAAAGAAGTTACGATGCACATTTCAAAGCATTTGTTTGTGCTGCGTTGAATTCACATAAGCTTGTGCTGtggttaaatattatgttaaaatgtaGGTCTCTCATTGACTCGTATTATTCTTCAACAAGTTATGTTGTTAATACTGGTTTCCAAGATACACTACAAAGTCTTGACCGTTTAACACCATATAACTTTGAATTGCCTGTCGACCTTGCAGTAAAACAGTTCCAAAATATCAAAGATGTATTTATGTAA
- the LOC125068798 gene encoding aquaporin AQPAe.a-like — MSIFAKEDILKDYDIFSRQIFAEFLGTFLYLSISLLAETNLGKSVVGTSLANGLLVASVIQIIGHISGGHINPAVTIGVLTCGHITVIKAILYIIAQIFGSLLGSAVAYSITDVNLRNGLGATVPYFNMRADQVFGLEFIMTFILVAVVLSVMDSRSAIGLGSGPLPIGLSVTACQSSAVMYSGSLNPVRSFGPAVVMNIWTYHWVYWVGPILGGIAAGLIYRFIFTTRERNIID; from the coding sequence atgtcgATTTTTGCTAAAGAAGATATTCTAAAAGATTATGACATATTTTCGAGACAAATTTTCGCCGAATTCCTCGGTACTTtcctttatttatctatatcttTATTAGCCGAAACTAATCTTGGAAAAAGTGTCGTCGGTACATCATTGGCTAATGGACTCTTAGTGGCATCTGTCATCCAAATTATCGGTCATATATCTGGAGGTCACATCAACCCAGCTGTGACGATTGGCGTTTTAACTTGTGGTCATATTACGGTAATAAAAGCAATCCTCTATATAATTGCACAAATTTTTGGAAGTCTGCTTGGATCTGCTGTTGCTTATAGTATAACTGATGTTAATTTGAGAAATGGTCTCGGAGCTACCGtaccttattttaatatgagaGCTGACCAAGTTTTTGGATTAGAATTTATTATGACGTTCATATTAGTTGCTGTGGTCTTAAGTGTTATGGACAGTAGGAGTGCTATTGGCTTAGGATCAGGGCCACTACCGATTGGACTAAGCGTGACTGCTTGTCAAAGCTCTGCAGTTATGTATAGTGGATCACTAAATCCTGTACGATCTTTTGGACCAGCCGTCGTAATGAATATTTGGACCTATCATTGGGTGTACTGGGTTGGTCCCATTTTGGGTGGAATAGCCGCAGGCTTAATTTATAGATTCATATTTACTACACGTGAAAGAAACATAATTGATTAA